A stretch of Carya illinoinensis cultivar Pawnee chromosome 14, C.illinoinensisPawnee_v1, whole genome shotgun sequence DNA encodes these proteins:
- the LOC122295178 gene encoding uncharacterized protein LOC122295178 isoform X16, whose amino-acid sequence MAGTGIKHLWKGTLVVLHNLKILDLTNCKNLIELPDLTGAQNLEEIYITGCTSLCEVHPSIKVLKQIQKIIIIGTGIKQLWKGSLMVLYNLKILNLSNCKNLIETPDLTGTPNLEEIYFIGCTNLREVHPSIKVLKQIQKIVMAGTGIKHLWKGTLVVLHNLKILDLTNCKNLIELPDLTGAQNLEEIYITGCTSLCEVHPSIKVLKQIQKIIIIGIGIKQLWKGSLMVLHNLKILNLSNCKNLIETPDLTGTPNLEETYFIGCTNLREVHPSIKVLKQIQKIVMGGTGIKHLWKGTLVVLHNLKILDLINCKNLIELPDLTGAQNLEEIYITGCTSLCEVHPSIKVLKQIQKIIIIGTEIKQLWKGPLMVLHNLKILNLSNCKNLIETPDLTRTPNLEEIYFIGCTNLREVHPSIKVLKQIQKIVMAGTGIKHLWKGTLVVLHNLKILDLTNCKNLIELPDLTGAQNLEEIYITGCTSLCEVHPSIKVLKQIQKIIIIGTGIKQLWNGSLMDFDNLKELDMGDSENLIETSDLSGAPNPEIIDFQNCRSLCEVHPSIKELKQLKELSMIGTGIKHLWKGTLVVLHNLKILDLTNCKNLIELPDLTGAQNLEEIYITGCTSLCEVHPSIKVLKQIQKIIIIGTGIKQLWNGSLMDFDNLKELDMGDSENLIETSDLSGAPNPEIIDFQNCRSLCEVHPSIKELKQLKELSMIGTGIKHLWKGTLVVLHNLKILNLSDCKNLIETPDLTGTPNLEEIYFIGCTNLREVHPSIKVLKQIQKIVMGGTGIKHLWKGTLVVLHNLKILDLTNCKNLIELPDLTGAQNLEEIYITGCTSLCEVHPSIKVLKQIQKIIIIGTGIKQLWKGSLMVLYNLKILNLSNCKNLIETPDLTGTPNLEEIYFIGCTNLREVHPSIKVLKQIQKIVMAGTGIKHLWKGTLVVLHNLKILDLTNCKNLIELPDLTRAQNLEEIYITGCTSLCEVHPSIKVLKQIQKIIIIGTGIKQLWKGSLMDLDNLKELDMGDSENLIETPDLSGAPNLEIIDFQNCRSLCEVHPSIKELKQLKELSMIGTGIKQLWKGTLVGLDNLKILDLSDCKNLIETPDLSGTPNLEEIYFTGCTNLCEVHPSVKVLKQIQKIIMAGTGIKHLWKGTSVGLDNLKILDLGDCKNLIEIPDLTGAQNLEEIYVTGCLSLCKVHPSIKVLKQIQKIIMAGTGIKQLWKGSLMDLDNLKELDMGDSENLIETPDLSGAPNLEIIDFQNCRSLCEVHPSIKELKQLKELSMIGTGIKQLWNGTLVGLDILKILDLGDCKNLIETPDLSGIPNLEEIYFTGCTNLCEVHPSIKVLKQIQKIIMAGTGIKHLWKGTSVGLDNLKILDLGDCKNLIEIPDLTGAQNLEEIYVTGCLSLCKVHPSIKVLKQIQKIIMAGTGIKQLWEGTLVQVLQNLKILDLSNCKNLIEIPDLTGAQNLEEIYLTGCTNLCEDHRSMKVLKQRQKIKMVG is encoded by the exons ATGGCTGGCACAGGAATCAAACACCTATGGAAGGGGACGTTGGTG GTTTTACACAATTTGAAGATCTTAGATCTGACTAATTGTAAGAACTTGATTGAACTACCAGATTTGACAGGAGCCCAAAATCTTGAGGAAATATACATTACAGGTTGTACAAGCTTGTGTGAGGTCCACCCATCCATCAAAGTGCtcaaacaaattcaaaaaataataataattggcaCTGGAATCAAACAACTATGGAAGGGGTCGTTAATG GTTTTATACAATTTGAAGATCTTAAATTTGAGTAATTGTAAAAACTTGATTGAAACACCAGATTTGACAGGAACTCCAAATCTTGAGGAAATATACTTTATAGGTTGTACAAACTTGCGTGAGGTCCACCCATCCATCAAAGTGCTCAAGCAAATACAAAAAATAGTAATGGCTGGCACAGGAATCAAACACCTATGGAAGGGGACGTTGGTG GTTTTACACAATTTGAAGATCTTAGATCTGACTAATTGTAAGAACTTGATTGAACTACCAGATTTGACAGGAGCCCAAAATCTTGAGGAAATATACATTACAGGTTGTACAAGCTTGTGTGAGGTCCACCCATCCATCAAAGTGCtcaaacaaattcaaaaaataataataattggcaTTGGAATCAAACAACTATGGAAGGGGTCGTTAATG GTTTTACACAATTTGAAGATCTTAAATTTGAGTAATTGTAAAAACTTGATTGAAACACCAGATTTGACAGGAACTCCAAATCTTGAGGAAACATACTTTATAGGTTGTACAAACTTGCGTGAGGTCCACCCATCCATCAAAGTGCTCAAGCAAATACAAAAAATAGTAATGGGTGGCACAGGAATCAAACACCTATGGAAGGGGACGTTGGTG GTTTTACACAATTTGAAGATCTTAGATCTGATTAATTGTAAGAACTTGATTGAACTACCAGATTTGACAGGAGCCCAAAATCTTGAGGAAATATACATTACAGGTTGTACAAGCTTGTGTGAGGTCCACCCATCCATCAAAGTGCtcaaacaaattcaaaaaataataataattggcaCTGAAATCAAACAACTATGGAAGGGGCCGTTAATG GTTTTACACAATTTGAAGATCTTAAATTTGAGTAATTGTAAAAACTTGATTGAAACACCAGATTTGACAAGAACTCCAAATCTTGAGGAAATATACTTTATAGGTTGTACAAACTTGCGTGAGGTCCACCCATCCATCAAAGTGCTCAAGCAAATCCAAAAAATAGTAATGGCTGGCACAGGAATCAAACACCTATGGAAGGGGACGTTGGTG GTTTTACACAATTTGAAGATCTTAGATCTGACTAATTGTAAGAACTTGATTGAACTACCAGATTTGACAGGAGCCCAAAATCTTGAGGAAATATACATTACAGGTTGTACAAGCTTGTGTGAGGTCCACCCATCCATCAAAGTGCtcaaacaaattcaaaaaataataataattggcaCTGGAATCAAACAACTATGGAATGGGTCGTTAATG GATTTTGACAATTTGAAGGAATTAGATATGGGTGATTCTGAGAATTTGATTGAAACTTCAGATTTGAGTGGAGCCCCAAATCCTGAGATAATAGACTTTCAAAATTGTAGAAGTTTATGTGAGGTCCACCCATCCATTAAAGAGctcaaacaactaaaagaattaTCCATGATtggcaccggaatcaaacaccTATGGAAGGGGACGTTGGTG GTTTTACACAATTTGAAGATCTTAGATCTGACTAATTGTAAGAACTTGATTGAACTACCAGATTTGACAGGAGCCCAAAATCTTGAGGAAATATACATTACAGGTTGTACAAGCTTGTGTGAGGTCCACCCATCCATCAAAGTGCtcaaacaaattcaaaaaataataataattggcaCTGGAATCAAACAACTATGGAATGGGTCGTTAATG GATTTTGACAATTTGAAGGAATTAGATATGGGTGATTCTGAGAATTTGATTGAAACTTCAGATTTGAGTGGAGCCCCAAATCCTGAGATAATAGACTTTCAAAATTGTAGAAGTTTATGTGAGGTCCACCCATCCATTAAAGAGctcaaacaactaaaagaattaTCCATGATtggcaccggaatcaaacaccTATGGAAGGGGACGTTGGTG GTTTTACACAATTTGAAGATCTTAAATTTGAGTGATTGTAAAAACTTGATTGAAACACCAGATTTGACAGGAACTCCAAATCTTGAGGAAATATACTTTATAGGTTGTACAAACTTGCGTGAGGTCCACCCATCCATCAAAGTGCTCAAGCAAATACAAAAAATAGTAATGGGTGGCACAGGAATCAAACACCTATGGAAGGGGACGTTGGTG GTTTTACACAATTTGAAGATCTTAGATCTGACTAATTGTAAGAACTTGATTGAACTACCAGATTTGACAGGAGCCCAAAATCTTGAGGAAATATACATTACAGGTTGTACAAGCTTGTGTGAGGTCCACCCATCCATCAAAGTGCtcaaacaaattcaaaaaataataataattggcaCTGGAATCAAACAACTATGGAAGGGGTCGTTAATG GTTTTATACAATTTGAAGATCTTAAATTTGAGTAATTGTAAAAACTTGATTGAAACACCAGATTTGACAGGAACTCCAAATCTTGAGGAAATATACTTTATAGGTTGTACAAACTTGCGTGAGGTTCACCCATCCATCAAAGTGCTCAAGCAAATACAAAAAATAGTAATGGCTGGCACTGGAATCAAACACCTATGGAAGGGGACGTTGGTG GTTTTACACAATTTGAAGATCTTAGATCTGACTAATTGTAAGAACTTGATTGAACTACCAGATTTGACAAGAGCCCAAAATCTTGAGGAAATATACATTACAGGTTGTACAAGCTTGTGTGAGGTCCACCCATCCATCAAAGTGCtcaaacaaattcaaaaaataataataattggcaCTGGAATCAAACAACTATGGAAGGGGTCGTTAATG GATTTAGACAATTTGAAGGAATTAGATATGGGTGATTCTGAGAATTTGATTGAAACTCCAGATTTGAGTGGAGCCCCAAATCTTGAGATAATAGACTTTCAAAATTGTAGAAGTTTATGTGAGGTCCACCCATCCATTAAAGAGCTCAAGCAACTAAAAGAATTATCCATGATtggcaccggaatcaaacaactaTGGAAGGGGACGTTGGTG GGTTTAGACAATTTGAAGATCTTAGATCTGAGTGATTGTAAGAACTTGATTGAAACACCAGATTTGTCAGGAACCCCAAATCTTGAGGAAATATACTTTACAGGTTGTACAAACTTGTGTGAGGTCCACCCATCCGTCAAAGTGCTCAAGCAAATACAGAAAATAATAATGGCTGGCACAGGAATCAAACACCTATGGAAGGGGACGTCAGTG GGTTTAGACAATTTAAAGATCTTAGATCTGGGTGATTGTAAGAACTTGATTGAAATACCAGATTTGACAGGTGCCCAAAATCTTGAGGAAATATACGTTACAGGTTGTCTAAGCTTGTGTAAGGTCCACCCATCCATCAAAGTGCtcaaacaaattcaaaaaataataatggctGGCACTGGAATCAAACAACTATGGAAGGGGTCGTTAATG GATTTAGACAATTTGAAGGAATTAGATATGGGTGATTCTGAGAATTTGATTGAAACTCCAGATTTGAGTGGAGCCCCAAATCTTGAGATAATAGACTTTCAAAATTGTAGAAGTTTATGTGAGGTCCACCCATCCATTAAAGAGctcaaacaactaaaagaattaTCCATGATtggcaccggaatcaaacaactaTGGAATGGGACGTTGGTG GGTTTAGACATTTTGAAGATCTTAGATCTGGGTGATTGTAAGAACTTGATTGAAACACCAGATTTGTCAGGAATCCCAAATCTTGAGGAAATATACTTTACAGGTTGTACAAACTTGTGTGAGGTCCACCCATCCATCAAAGTGCTCAAGCAAATACAGAAAATAATAATGGCTGGCACAGGAATCAAACACCTATGGAAGGGGACATCAGTG GGTTTAGACAATTTAAAGATCTTAGATCTGGGTGATTGTAAGAACTTGATTGAAATACCAGATTTGACAGGTGCCCAAAATCTTGAGGAAATATACGTTACAGGTTGTCTAAGCTTGTGTAAGGTCCACCCATCCATCAAAGTGCtcaaacaaattcaaaaaataataatggctGGCACTGGAATCAAACAACTATGGGAGGGGACGTTGGTG CAGGTTTTACAGAATTTGAAGATCTTAGATTTGAGTAATTGTAAGAACTTGATTGAAATACCAGATTTGACAGGAGCCCAAAATCTTGAGGAAATATACTTAACAGGTTGTACAAACCTGTGTGAGGACCACCGATCCATGAAAGTTCTCAagcaaagacaaaaaataaaaatggttggCTAA
- the LOC122295178 gene encoding uncharacterized protein LOC122295178 isoform X2 — MAGTGIKHLWKGTLVVLHNLKILNLSNCKNLIETPDLTGTPNLEEINFTDCTNLREVHPSIKVLKQIQIIMIIGTGIKHLWKGTLVVLHNLKILNLSDCKNLIETPDLTGTPNLEEIYFIGCTNLREVHPSIKVLKQIQKIVMGGTGIKHLWKGTLVVLHNLKILDLTNCKNLIELPDLTGAQNLEEIYITGCTSLCEVHPSIKVLKQIQKIIIIGTGIKQLWKGSLMVLYNLKILNLSNCKNLIETPDLTGTPNLEEIYFIGCTNLREVHPSIKVLKQIQKIVMAGTGIKHLWKGTLVVLHNLKILDLTNCKNLIELPDLTGAQNLEEIYITGCTSLCEVHPSIKVLKQIQKIIIIGIGIKQLWKGSLMVLHNLKILNLSNCKNLIETPDLTGTPNLEETYFIGCTNLREVHPSIKVLKQIQKIVMGGTGIKHLWKGTLVVLHNLKILDLINCKNLIELPDLTGAQNLEEIYITGCTSLCEVHPSIKVLKQIQKIIIIGTEIKQLWKGPLMVLHNLKILNLSNCKNLIETPDLTRTPNLEEIYFIGCTNLREVHPSIKVLKQIQKIVMAGTGIKHLWKGTLVVLHNLKILDLTNCKNLIELPDLTGAQNLEEIYITGCTSLCEVHPSIKVLKQIQKIIIIGTGIKQLWNGSLMDFDNLKELDMGDSENLIETSDLSGAPNPEIIDFQNCRSLCEVHPSIKELKQLKELSMIGTGIKHLWKGTLVVLHNLKILDLTNCKNLIELPDLTGAQNLEEIYITGCTSLCEVHPSIKVLKQIQKIIIIGTGIKQLWNGSLMDFDNLKELDMGDSENLIETSDLSGAPNPEIIDFQNCRSLCEVHPSIKELKQLKELSMIGTGIKHLWKGTLVVLHNLKILNLSDCKNLIETPDLTGTPNLEEIYFIGCTNLREVHPSIKVLKQIQKIVMGGTGIKHLWKGTLVVLHNLKILDLTNCKNLIELPDLTGAQNLEEIYITGCTSLCEVHPSIKVLKQIQKIIIIGTGIKQLWKGSLMVLYNLKILNLSNCKNLIETPDLTGTPNLEEIYFIGCTNLREVHPSIKVLKQIQKIVMAGTGIKHLWKGTLVVLHNLKILDLTNCKNLIELPDLTRAQNLEEIYITGCTSLCEVHPSIKVLKQIQKIIIIGTGIKQLWKGSLMDLDNLKELDMGDSENLIETPDLSGAPNLEIIDFQNCRSLCEVHPSIKELKQLKELSMIGTGIKQLWKGTLVGLDNLKILDLSDCKNLIETPDLSGTPNLEEIYFTGCTNLCEVHPSVKVLKQIQKIIMAGTGIKHLWKGTSVGLDNLKILDLGDCKNLIEIPDLTGAQNLEEIYVTGCLSLCKVHPSIKVLKQIQKIIMAGTGIKQLWKGSLMDLDNLKELDMGDSENLIETPDLSGAPNLEIIDFQNCRSLCEVHPSIKELKQLKELSMIGTGIKQLWNGTLVGLDILKILDLGDCKNLIETPDLSGIPNLEEIYFTGCTNLCEVHPSIKVLKQIQKIIMAGTGIKHLWKGTSVGLDNLKILDLGDCKNLIEIPDLTGAQNLEEIYVTGCLSLCKVHPSIKVLKQIQKIIMAGTGIKQLWEGTLVQVLQNLKILDLSNCKNLIEIPDLTGAQNLEEIYLTGCTNLCEDHRSMKVLKQRQKIKMVG, encoded by the exons ATGGCTGGCACAGGAATCAAACACCTATGGAAGGGGACGTTGGTG GTTTTACACAATTTGAAGATCTTAAATTTGAGTAATTGTAAAAACTTGATTGAAACACCAGATTTGACAGGAACTCCAAATCTTGAGGAAATAAACTTTACAGATTGTACAAACTTGCGTGAGGTCCACCCATCCATCAAAGTGCTCAAGCAAAtacaaataataatgataattggCACTGGAATCAAACACCTATGGAAGGGGACGTTGGTG GTTTTACACAATTTGAAGATCTTAAATTTGAGTGATTGTAAAAACTTGATTGAAACACCAGATTTGACAGGAACTCCAAATCTTGAGGAAATATACTTTATAGGTTGTACAAACTTGCGTGAGGTCCACCCATCCATCAAAGTGCTCAAGCAAATACAAAAAATAGTAATGGGTGGCACAGGAATCAAACACCTATGGAAGGGGACGTTGGTG GTTTTACACAATTTGAAGATCTTAGATCTGACTAATTGTAAGAACTTGATTGAACTACCAGATTTGACAGGAGCCCAAAATCTTGAGGAAATATACATTACAGGTTGTACAAGCTTGTGTGAGGTCCACCCATCCATCAAAGTGCtcaaacaaattcaaaaaataataataattggcaCTGGAATCAAACAACTATGGAAGGGGTCGTTAATG GTTTTATACAATTTGAAGATCTTAAATTTGAGTAATTGTAAAAACTTGATTGAAACACCAGATTTGACAGGAACTCCAAATCTTGAGGAAATATACTTTATAGGTTGTACAAACTTGCGTGAGGTCCACCCATCCATCAAAGTGCTCAAGCAAATACAAAAAATAGTAATGGCTGGCACAGGAATCAAACACCTATGGAAGGGGACGTTGGTG GTTTTACACAATTTGAAGATCTTAGATCTGACTAATTGTAAGAACTTGATTGAACTACCAGATTTGACAGGAGCCCAAAATCTTGAGGAAATATACATTACAGGTTGTACAAGCTTGTGTGAGGTCCACCCATCCATCAAAGTGCtcaaacaaattcaaaaaataataataattggcaTTGGAATCAAACAACTATGGAAGGGGTCGTTAATG GTTTTACACAATTTGAAGATCTTAAATTTGAGTAATTGTAAAAACTTGATTGAAACACCAGATTTGACAGGAACTCCAAATCTTGAGGAAACATACTTTATAGGTTGTACAAACTTGCGTGAGGTCCACCCATCCATCAAAGTGCTCAAGCAAATACAAAAAATAGTAATGGGTGGCACAGGAATCAAACACCTATGGAAGGGGACGTTGGTG GTTTTACACAATTTGAAGATCTTAGATCTGATTAATTGTAAGAACTTGATTGAACTACCAGATTTGACAGGAGCCCAAAATCTTGAGGAAATATACATTACAGGTTGTACAAGCTTGTGTGAGGTCCACCCATCCATCAAAGTGCtcaaacaaattcaaaaaataataataattggcaCTGAAATCAAACAACTATGGAAGGGGCCGTTAATG GTTTTACACAATTTGAAGATCTTAAATTTGAGTAATTGTAAAAACTTGATTGAAACACCAGATTTGACAAGAACTCCAAATCTTGAGGAAATATACTTTATAGGTTGTACAAACTTGCGTGAGGTCCACCCATCCATCAAAGTGCTCAAGCAAATCCAAAAAATAGTAATGGCTGGCACAGGAATCAAACACCTATGGAAGGGGACGTTGGTG GTTTTACACAATTTGAAGATCTTAGATCTGACTAATTGTAAGAACTTGATTGAACTACCAGATTTGACAGGAGCCCAAAATCTTGAGGAAATATACATTACAGGTTGTACAAGCTTGTGTGAGGTCCACCCATCCATCAAAGTGCtcaaacaaattcaaaaaataataataattggcaCTGGAATCAAACAACTATGGAATGGGTCGTTAATG GATTTTGACAATTTGAAGGAATTAGATATGGGTGATTCTGAGAATTTGATTGAAACTTCAGATTTGAGTGGAGCCCCAAATCCTGAGATAATAGACTTTCAAAATTGTAGAAGTTTATGTGAGGTCCACCCATCCATTAAAGAGctcaaacaactaaaagaattaTCCATGATtggcaccggaatcaaacaccTATGGAAGGGGACGTTGGTG GTTTTACACAATTTGAAGATCTTAGATCTGACTAATTGTAAGAACTTGATTGAACTACCAGATTTGACAGGAGCCCAAAATCTTGAGGAAATATACATTACAGGTTGTACAAGCTTGTGTGAGGTCCACCCATCCATCAAAGTGCtcaaacaaattcaaaaaataataataattggcaCTGGAATCAAACAACTATGGAATGGGTCGTTAATG GATTTTGACAATTTGAAGGAATTAGATATGGGTGATTCTGAGAATTTGATTGAAACTTCAGATTTGAGTGGAGCCCCAAATCCTGAGATAATAGACTTTCAAAATTGTAGAAGTTTATGTGAGGTCCACCCATCCATTAAAGAGctcaaacaactaaaagaattaTCCATGATtggcaccggaatcaaacaccTATGGAAGGGGACGTTGGTG GTTTTACACAATTTGAAGATCTTAAATTTGAGTGATTGTAAAAACTTGATTGAAACACCAGATTTGACAGGAACTCCAAATCTTGAGGAAATATACTTTATAGGTTGTACAAACTTGCGTGAGGTCCACCCATCCATCAAAGTGCTCAAGCAAATACAAAAAATAGTAATGGGTGGCACAGGAATCAAACACCTATGGAAGGGGACGTTGGTG GTTTTACACAATTTGAAGATCTTAGATCTGACTAATTGTAAGAACTTGATTGAACTACCAGATTTGACAGGAGCCCAAAATCTTGAGGAAATATACATTACAGGTTGTACAAGCTTGTGTGAGGTCCACCCATCCATCAAAGTGCtcaaacaaattcaaaaaataataataattggcaCTGGAATCAAACAACTATGGAAGGGGTCGTTAATG GTTTTATACAATTTGAAGATCTTAAATTTGAGTAATTGTAAAAACTTGATTGAAACACCAGATTTGACAGGAACTCCAAATCTTGAGGAAATATACTTTATAGGTTGTACAAACTTGCGTGAGGTTCACCCATCCATCAAAGTGCTCAAGCAAATACAAAAAATAGTAATGGCTGGCACTGGAATCAAACACCTATGGAAGGGGACGTTGGTG GTTTTACACAATTTGAAGATCTTAGATCTGACTAATTGTAAGAACTTGATTGAACTACCAGATTTGACAAGAGCCCAAAATCTTGAGGAAATATACATTACAGGTTGTACAAGCTTGTGTGAGGTCCACCCATCCATCAAAGTGCtcaaacaaattcaaaaaataataataattggcaCTGGAATCAAACAACTATGGAAGGGGTCGTTAATG GATTTAGACAATTTGAAGGAATTAGATATGGGTGATTCTGAGAATTTGATTGAAACTCCAGATTTGAGTGGAGCCCCAAATCTTGAGATAATAGACTTTCAAAATTGTAGAAGTTTATGTGAGGTCCACCCATCCATTAAAGAGCTCAAGCAACTAAAAGAATTATCCATGATtggcaccggaatcaaacaactaTGGAAGGGGACGTTGGTG GGTTTAGACAATTTGAAGATCTTAGATCTGAGTGATTGTAAGAACTTGATTGAAACACCAGATTTGTCAGGAACCCCAAATCTTGAGGAAATATACTTTACAGGTTGTACAAACTTGTGTGAGGTCCACCCATCCGTCAAAGTGCTCAAGCAAATACAGAAAATAATAATGGCTGGCACAGGAATCAAACACCTATGGAAGGGGACGTCAGTG GGTTTAGACAATTTAAAGATCTTAGATCTGGGTGATTGTAAGAACTTGATTGAAATACCAGATTTGACAGGTGCCCAAAATCTTGAGGAAATATACGTTACAGGTTGTCTAAGCTTGTGTAAGGTCCACCCATCCATCAAAGTGCtcaaacaaattcaaaaaataataatggctGGCACTGGAATCAAACAACTATGGAAGGGGTCGTTAATG GATTTAGACAATTTGAAGGAATTAGATATGGGTGATTCTGAGAATTTGATTGAAACTCCAGATTTGAGTGGAGCCCCAAATCTTGAGATAATAGACTTTCAAAATTGTAGAAGTTTATGTGAGGTCCACCCATCCATTAAAGAGctcaaacaactaaaagaattaTCCATGATtggcaccggaatcaaacaactaTGGAATGGGACGTTGGTG GGTTTAGACATTTTGAAGATCTTAGATCTGGGTGATTGTAAGAACTTGATTGAAACACCAGATTTGTCAGGAATCCCAAATCTTGAGGAAATATACTTTACAGGTTGTACAAACTTGTGTGAGGTCCACCCATCCATCAAAGTGCTCAAGCAAATACAGAAAATAATAATGGCTGGCACAGGAATCAAACACCTATGGAAGGGGACATCAGTG GGTTTAGACAATTTAAAGATCTTAGATCTGGGTGATTGTAAGAACTTGATTGAAATACCAGATTTGACAGGTGCCCAAAATCTTGAGGAAATATACGTTACAGGTTGTCTAAGCTTGTGTAAGGTCCACCCATCCATCAAAGTGCtcaaacaaattcaaaaaataataatggctGGCACTGGAATCAAACAACTATGGGAGGGGACGTTGGTG CAGGTTTTACAGAATTTGAAGATCTTAGATTTGAGTAATTGTAAGAACTTGATTGAAATACCAGATTTGACAGGAGCCCAAAATCTTGAGGAAATATACTTAACAGGTTGTACAAACCTGTGTGAGGACCACCGATCCATGAAAGTTCTCAagcaaagacaaaaaataaaaatggttggCTAA